The Deltaproteobacteria bacterium genomic interval CTGGGAGATCTACAACCAGGATCACATCCTGCTGGATGAAGAGGCTTGGCGTCAAGCGAACAAGTTCGGCCTGATCCTCACAGAAGGATTTTTCGATGTGGCAAAGCTCGTGGAAGCCGGTTGCCGCAATGTCGTCGCGTTGATGGGAAACGCCGTCTCCGGGGAACAGATCGAGCGGTTGGTCAGGATCCAAACCCTGGTACGATTCCCTCAAATCCTGTTGTTCCTGGACCGGGACCAGGCAGGACTAACCGGGGCTCAGCAGGTACGAGAACAGCTATCCCATCACGGCCTCTCTGTCACCGTGTTTGATTGGAATCAGCTGGTACCCTTGAACGGCCAGGGAGCCCAACCCATTCCAGAATCCATCCAGGACCCGGCGGATATGTCCCTGGAGCAACTTCGTGCTCTGCGCAGGCAAGGGATCCTTTGAACAAAACGAGAATCACAGGATGAAAAAGAAAAAAGGAGATGAAGCCATGAATATGCCACTTGCTGAAATCGAAAGACATCTCAAAACCCTCCGGCTCAATGGCATGATCGCGACCCTCGATACCCGGATCATCCAGGCCAATCAGGACGCTTCTTTCACAGAGGTCTTTGCCTGCATGGTACAGGACGAATTGGATTACCGAAAATCCCGCCTCACTGAAACGCGTTTCAAGGCATCCGGTCTTACAGAACGACCTACACTCACGGAGTTCGACTGGGGCTTCAACCCGAACCTGCCCAAAAAGGCAATCTATGAACTGGTGAGCGGAAAATTTATTCGGGATGGGCATGACGCCTTCCTGATCGGATCGCCGGGGACCGGGAAAAGCCACATCGCCAAAACAGTCGCTAACGCCGCCATCCTCTCAGGATACAAGGTCCTCTACCGGGAAGCTCATATATTTTTCGAGGACCTCTTCGAAGCCACTCAACTGAAACGAAGGAAAAAGGTCAATAAACTCTTCTCCGAAACCGATCTCTTGGTTATCGACGATCTATTCCTGCGCAAGAAAATCCCGGAACAAGCCGCTGACGATCTGCTGGATATTATCTTGAATCGCTATTCTTCAAGAAAAAGTACACTCCTTACGTCGAACAGACCAATAGAAGACTGGGGGAAGCTCCTCAGGGATAACGCCGCCTCTTCGGCTATCCTCGATCGCCTCCTTCACCGGGGCCACCTCCTCAACTTCAAAGGGAAAAGCTACCGTCTCAAAGAAGCGGCATCACGATTATCGGAAATCAAAAGAAAAAACCAGGATGAAAAAGGAAAAACGATGGATTTTTACCCCCAAGATTAGTACACTACTTTAACCTGTCGCCGGGGTATTTTGACCCGGCCACAGGTGGGGTATTTTGAAGTGGCCATCGAGGGTTATAGCGTTATAATGTCACAAAACAGGAGGTGACATTATGGCAACAGTCGCAAAAAGAACAACCATCTATTTGGACCCCGTTCTTCATAAAGCGCTGAAATTAAAATCAGCTGAGACTTCCAGGTCTATTTCCGACCTCGTTAACACGGCTATTAGAGAATCTCTCGCCGAAGATGCGGAGGACCTTGCAGCATTTGATCAAAGAGCCGGCGAAGCCCTGATTTCCTATGATGAAATGATAAAAAGGCTGAAAATAGATGGCCGAATATAAGGTCTATTTCCGAGAATCGGTTTGGAAGGACTTGAGAAAGATCCCGAAAAAGGATCTGCGAAACATTTTAAAAAGGATAAAAGATTTATCAGAAAATCCACGCCCTTCCGGATGCGAGAAGCTTACTGGCCAAGATAGGTACCGGCTGCGACAAGGTAGATATCGGATTGTATATTCTATCCAGGATTATGAATTGACAGTTTGGATTGTAAAGGTTGGACACCGAAAAGATGTATACAGATAAAGCAAACATATCAGTGCACCAGACCGGTGTTCCGCTCCTGCTCCGCACCGACTGGTGAACAGCATGTTGGCCTTGACAAGAAGTGTGGTGTATAATACTGATGTATACAGTACTGGAGGTATAGTATGGTACGGACTCAGATATACCTGACAAAGCGTCAACGAGATGAACTAGCTGCTATCGCCAAGGCCGTCGGGAAGAAACAAAGCGAGCTTATTCGGGAGGCTGTTGATCGCCTCATCAATCAAGCAGGACGCGGGCGACGAGAGGCGGTATTACGCGAGGTAGCCGGAATATGGAAGGAGCGTACGGATCTTCCTGACTTCGAGACAATGCGAACTGAATGGGACAGAACCTAATCATGGCCGAACCAATCGTTGTCGACACAGATGTTCTTGTTGATTTCTTGCGAGGCCGTACTGAAGCGATCGCCTTCATCAACGCCCACTCCTCACGGATCATTCTCTCGTCAATCGTTGTTGCGGAGCTGCATGCCGGAGTGAAAGGAGACCCGGAGCAGTCTGCCCTCGATAACTTCGTGTCTCTCTTCCGTGTTATCCCCGTCACTCCTGAGATTGCGAAGTCTGGAGGTCTCTACAGACGCGATTACGGCAAGTCACACAGCGTCGGACTTGCAGACGCAATCCTGGCTGCTACCGCTGAATCCGAGAAAGCGGAACTGAAGACCCTCAACACGAAACACTACCCTATGTTGAAGGGCCTCAGGCCGGCTTACAGGAAGTAGAAGGCCAATCGGGTATCCGGGGGTTCTTTCTCCCCCCGGCCCCCGGTCGGGTAGCCCGGGGGAATT includes:
- a CDS encoding ATP-binding protein, which gives rise to MNMPLAEIERHLKTLRLNGMIATLDTRIIQANQDASFTEVFACMVQDELDYRKSRLTETRFKASGLTERPTLTEFDWGFNPNLPKKAIYELVSGKFIRDGHDAFLIGSPGTGKSHIAKTVANAAILSGYKVLYREAHIFFEDLFEATQLKRRKKVNKLFSETDLLVIDDLFLRKKIPEQAADDLLDIILNRYSSRKSTLLTSNRPIEDWGKLLRDNAASSAILDRLLHRGHLLNFKGKSYRLKEAASRLSEIKRKNQDEKGKTMDFYPQD
- a CDS encoding CopG family transcriptional regulator; amino-acid sequence: MATVAKRTTIYLDPVLHKALKLKSAETSRSISDLVNTAIRESLAEDAEDLAAFDQRAGEALISYDEMIKRLKIDGRI
- a CDS encoding type II toxin-antitoxin system mRNA interferase toxin, RelE/StbE family, giving the protein MAEYKVYFRESVWKDLRKIPKKDLRNILKRIKDLSENPRPSGCEKLTGQDRYRLRQGRYRIVYSIQDYELTVWIVKVGHRKDVYR
- a CDS encoding CopG family transcriptional regulator; translation: MVRTQIYLTKRQRDELAAIAKAVGKKQSELIREAVDRLINQAGRGRREAVLREVAGIWKERTDLPDFETMRTEWDRT
- a CDS encoding VapC toxin family PIN domain ribonuclease: MAEPIVVDTDVLVDFLRGRTEAIAFINAHSSRIILSSIVVAELHAGVKGDPEQSALDNFVSLFRVIPVTPEIAKSGGLYRRDYGKSHSVGLADAILAATAESEKAELKTLNTKHYPMLKGLRPAYRK